In a genomic window of Persephonella sp.:
- the dapC gene encoding succinyldiaminopimelate transaminase, which yields MNRIIRSLRAYPMEELNRIKAELKEKGIKIYDFGTGDPKEPTDPKIRKALIDAVPEVSQYPSVSGKKSLRETISNWFKNRFGVGLDPDSEIIPSNGSKEAIFHFPLVFIDTDIPDKKKVIFGTPGYPVYERGTLYAGGDPFPVQLKEKDGFLLRLDKIDKSILEETKIVWINYPHNPTGATASISYFEDIYGICREYDIILCSDECYTEIYFDKKPPSALQIGKEGIVVFHSLSKRSGMTGYRTGFVAGDKKIISDYKKGRASFGVATPDFIQAAAKVAWSDEEHVEKRRRIFMEKRQIFIDLFKSINLQFLHPEATFYFWIKAPSRLTGEEYAKHLLKYGIVVSPGVNFCSGIEILEDKCSSKYFRIALVPTVEECKEAVKVWEKAHKDLGF from the coding sequence CTTTGAGAGCTTATCCTATGGAAGAACTTAACAGGATAAAAGCAGAGCTTAAAGAAAAAGGAATAAAAATATACGATTTTGGGACAGGAGATCCAAAAGAGCCTACAGATCCGAAGATAAGAAAGGCTTTGATTGATGCTGTTCCTGAGGTGAGCCAGTATCCTTCCGTTTCTGGCAAAAAAAGTCTGAGAGAAACGATATCAAACTGGTTTAAAAATAGGTTTGGGGTTGGGCTTGATCCTGATAGTGAGATCATACCTTCTAACGGTTCAAAGGAGGCTATATTCCATTTTCCTCTTGTTTTTATAGATACAGATATTCCTGACAAAAAAAAGGTGATATTTGGAACTCCCGGTTATCCTGTTTATGAAAGGGGAACCCTTTATGCAGGTGGCGATCCTTTTCCTGTCCAGCTTAAGGAAAAAGATGGTTTTCTTTTAAGGCTTGACAAAATAGATAAATCTATCCTTGAAGAAACAAAAATTGTATGGATAAACTATCCCCACAACCCTACAGGTGCAACAGCTTCTATCTCCTATTTTGAGGATATTTACGGGATATGCAGGGAGTATGATATTATCCTTTGTTCAGACGAGTGTTATACGGAGATATACTTTGACAAAAAACCTCCTTCAGCTCTTCAGATTGGAAAAGAAGGTATTGTTGTCTTTCATTCCCTCTCAAAAAGAAGCGGAATGACAGGATACAGAACAGGTTTTGTAGCAGGGGATAAAAAGATTATATCTGATTACAAAAAAGGAAGAGCTTCTTTCGGTGTTGCAACGCCGGATTTTATTCAGGCTGCTGCAAAGGTTGCCTGGTCAGACGAGGAACATGTGGAAAAAAGAAGAAGAATTTTCATGGAAAAAAGACAGATTTTCATAGATCTTTTTAAAAGTATAAATCTTCAGTTTCTACACCCTGAAGCAACCTTTTATTTCTGGATAAAAGCCCCTTCTAGACTAACAGGGGAGGAGTATGCAAAACATCTGTTAAAATACGGGATTGTTGTATCTCCCGGTGTTAATTTCTGCTCTGGTATAGAGATACTTGAAGATAAATGCAGTTCAAAATACTTTAGGATAGCTCTTGTTCCAACTGTTGAAGAGTGTAAAGAAGCTGTTAAGGTTTGGGAAAAAGCCCATAAGGATCTTGGGTTCTGA
- a CDS encoding DUF2267 domain-containing protein has protein sequence MNFEKYVQKGNLFLKELAEELGVPQDKDRAGRILRAVLHALRKRLTPEEYLDLVAQLPMCIKAIAVDGWRITESPDKSIKDVEDLIHAVMEEDRRTAARDLGNEEHAKEAIKAVIRVIKRHVSDGEIQDVEAELPKHLRQFIEEA, from the coding sequence ATGAACTTTGAGAAATATGTCCAGAAGGGAAATCTGTTTTTGAAAGAACTAGCAGAAGAACTTGGAGTTCCTCAGGACAAAGACAGGGCAGGTAGAATACTGAGGGCTGTTTTGCATGCTTTGAGAAAAAGATTAACACCTGAAGAATACCTTGATCTTGTTGCACAACTTCCAATGTGTATAAAAGCCATAGCTGTTGATGGCTGGAGAATTACAGAATCTCCAGATAAATCTATAAAAGATGTTGAAGATCTTATCCATGCGGTTATGGAAGAAGACAGAAGAACAGCCGCAAGGGATCTGGGAAATGAGGAGCATGCTAAAGAGGCTATAAAAGCTGTTATCAGGGTGATAAAAAGGCATGTTTCTGATGGTGAGATACAAGATGTAGAGGCTGAACTTCCAAAACATCTCAGACAGTTCATTGAAGAAGCTTGA